ACAATAACATCTGCTTGGCTGAGCTGCGAGACTGTTGGCAAAATACAGATCCTCCCGTAACTGTCACTGACAGCTGCCATGTTGAAGGTAAAGATAAAGAAATGTGCAGTAAGGTGCCACAAAGCTATCAGATAAGCATAGAATATGTGGACACAGGTCCAACAAGCAACCTATTTTAATATCATAGCACTTTGCAGATTATATAGtgtagaattaaaaaaatagaaaaatgtgaGCGAGCTGAACTCACAAGCTCCTATGTGCTGTActgtttgtgtaaaaatgttatCCTCTCCCAATAGAGACAAAGATCAATTTAACAGTGTTGACCACACAGTAAGTCAATGATGCATCAATAATAAGTGAGCAGTCCACAAAATTGATGAATAATAATATGCTGTATTCATTGAAATTTAAGGTGATACTTTGTGCGGAAACCTGATAATGAAGCCGTAGACTTGGTTGAGAATGACTCACTTGTTTGCAGCCCTCTGTTGTGATTATGCTGGTTACTATGGGGCCCACTCATTGATGTCTTGCCCTAGGATATGAATCAACAGCAGTTGTCGAGACCAATGGTTAGTTTGAGCTTGTACCATTCATTAAATTTGTGGGAGTTCTATAACTCCTCGTCTGTAAGTAATAAACGGCATCCCACGTTTACCCAAAACGAACGTTCTGCGTAAACATACACAGTGCCCACACATCATGTTCCTGTTCATAAACAGCAACGCTGTTTAGTTGCCTTGCCTGTTACAGGCAGCACAATTGAGACTTTGCATTATGAATCTGATCCTTGGGTTGAATTCATTACGGAGTGCCTTGGGTCTTGCTTGTTCCTTGTGTGTGAAATAAGCAAAGCAGTTTGGAGGCTTGATCTAATGAAGAAGACTTAATTGTATGCATGCTGTGTCCTGCCTAAAGCAGTCTTTCTGAGATCCAAAAGTTTGTTACCATGAACGCAAACCCTGCACTACACACTTCACATGCACTGAAGACAATGAGGCTTGAAAGGAGATGACGAAAGAGTCTATAACCAAATGCTGAGTCTTTTGACCTTTAAATCTGTGCTGAGTTGCTGACAGGCATTAGCTCCCTTCCCCCAATCTGTGATGCTGTACACAAACACTTCGTGCTCACATAAGGGTTCATGATTGTCAACTTGAAATCCCCTCatgtttaaaggaatactctaACCTTTTATAGATATGGGAAGTGTAGGCTgtgatatataaacatttataacgTGGAAATTTGGACTAAACCTAACTGGATCAGCAGGACGGAAAAAtatagggttacaaatgcagtaaaatgaataaaatgcagatattttagcacagtagtaACACAGCATGGCTTCTAAGGCTTCTGCACTTCAAGAGTACAGTAAATGCATCATCAAATACTGAtgtgaaatatcagtcaaatcaagactgatctgtctgatgctatttttttaatgaaaattatCTGCTAATATTTATGATTGTTATATGATCAAGCACCCTTATTTTTTAATCTAATATCTATAGCATGCATACGTACCATACAGTTGATAACCATTTCCTGCCCGTAATTTTGTCAGCGATTATCAGCAGAAACAGAAGTTTTGCAAAGACTGACATTaaaacttttattattaatattttccgGCCACAACAATAAAATTTAACAAATGATCactagaaaaaaatgtttacttcCATTAGCTGTACAATACATACAGTATCATAAAACTGGCCGCCAAGATTAAAATCCACTACAGAGGTGACGTAGTGTTATCAGCAGCATTtcacaaaaaggaaaacattataCATATGTACACATCCACATTGAATTCTTAGTAAATTTcacaaatgtacagtatgtttcTATGGTTGAATATAAATGTCAAAGTGTCAACTTTGTTTCCTTATTTAAAGATTCTTTCTTAAAAAAGGACTGACTTCAGTTGACAGTGGGTAGCTAGATTCAAGATCCTGGGATAACGTTTTCAACAAAAAGTAGCAAAAAGGTACACCCTTTCAAAACATAACACTCAGCCAGTTGCTTTAATCGGCCCCAAACAAGCTACCACAGTATTGCACACCAGGCTGACTATTGACTCGCTGTGGAGTTTTGGGGCGGTAGTGTTCACTGCGCTAAAGATACATCCAACCATGTCAAACAACAGACGTTTGGAGGTATGCTACATCATTCAGGcattttaaaaaggtggttcaAGGCTCCCTCGCCTACCTTTCCTTCTTGACTGAAGATAAGCATTCTCCAGATATGGCCCTTGAGTGGCAGAAGTGGCTTGAGAGCCTCTTCCTCGACTAAATGGAGAAACTCTGGCTTTTTTCCCAGCCACAACGTAGAATGCACTTTGGTATATACCAAATGCCCTGGGTTAATAAATTACAAGTATATCACAACAGTCTGaggtaaaatagtaaaatgtgttctttctaGAGTAATAAAATGTAACCCTTTGAAACTGATGTTAAGACAAGATGGATGCAGTAGAAAAGACCCATTTGTCTCTCAGTAAGAGTGTAGCTTTCACTAGGTGAGACATTCTTGTTGGCGAAGGGTCTTGGTTCTTCTCTCAAATCACGGGATAGAAATTCTGCGTGTCTAAACTGCATATAAAACCTCTCAATTGTGCGGCCACATTCCTCATAGAACCCACTGCATGGGTTCCAAGAGGATCTTTGGGCAATGCTCGAACAAGTGCAAGAGGATCACCAACATAAAGAGGATCTTTATAATTCCTTAGATTTTTGTATATCTTTGAGCAAGTGAATGGTTTATAGGGGCAAGTGAATGGGTTGGGGGGGGATCATTGTtgggacaaaaaaaatgaatggcattgATAACCAAAGGCACATTGTATTAAAACCTAAGGGCACAATTACTCCCCACCACTGTTAATccacacaaacagcaaaaatgtatAAAGTACAATGTGAATGGCCTGCAGACGTGGGCAGGTTACTGTGCATTTGCAAATGTACGGTGGGTGTCCAAAGGGGTCTGGGCAGTGTGCAGCAAACCATGTACCATGCCAACCAGTAGCAGGGGGACTCAAGACCCATGTGAGTGCCACAGCTTTGCTTTTCCACTTAGAAGCCCATTGTCCAACCTCTTTCTTTCCCCACCTCCCACATCCGCAACTGGTCGAGAGCAAAGCACGAAtgcttttttcttcctttgagcagaGTCTTGAAGTAGTAGCAGACAGAATTGTTGTGCATTACATCATAAGTCACTCCACTGATATCAAGCCAACAGCACACATTCAGGCcactgtttctgtttatattagCTCTTCTTTGAGAAACAATAACAAGAAATAAATAAGTTAAACTTATACAAAGCTTTCAGACCCACTTCAGTTAATTTTCTTTTTACCATACTATTTCAAAAAATGCTACAAAAAATGACCAGTCTAGTGAAATATCCATTTctaaatcagtttttttctaGGTTTGGGTAAAAGCATGATGTCATTTCAAAAAGGGAACAAGCTTTTAAGAATTTAAACTCTGGCCGTATACTAGTGAGTCCACGCTAGGAAATTAAATATAGAAAAGGTGATATGAATTGCAGAGGGTGAGCTCTGATTACACATGACAACTGGATTAGACGACTTCAGCCCTCGCTTGAAGTGCCCCTCTGTGCCACAGTCTTTCCGTGATAGTGTTAATACTGGCTCAGATTCAAGTAAACCGCCTGTCAATAAGTGATTAGCACATACCTTTCTAACTCACTGCAAACGCGCAGTCTTTAGAAGGGAGAGTAAGTGATTCAAAAGATCTTCAACCCTATTGCTGTAACTACTTTTCACTCACTAGGATTAGTTTCACGACATCATTTTGTTCCATGAGCATAGGccttaaaatagtaaaaaataccttttaaaaaaaaaggtaaagcaCCAAAGGTTTTCTCCTAGACAGTACAACAACGTGATCACAGCAGCTCTTCCAGAGTATAGCTTATAGTTATATACAGGTGAGCCAGTCAGTTACTGCCAACAGCACTTTCCTCTCAGTCAAACCACATAAATTCCTTCTTTCTTGCCATTAGTTGATTTTGGAAAGGTAGACCATCCTGAAGTCTCTCTTTTCCTCATTTCAATTTTATAAGGAATGTCAAGAGATTTTTAGGCACATACCAAGTCTatcatgtaaacattgtttttctCCCTTCTGCCTCATAACAGTCTCACACATTCACTTTTCCACTATGAACTTCAATTCTCTTCTCAAGGTCTTCAAGCGACATCTCACCCTACCCTTTTATTCATGATACCGACAACTGATAAAAATAGCTTTAAATGCTACACAACTGCAGATAGCATAGCTTTtagtaaaaattttaaaatcctCCTCCATTAATGCACTACTGATCTGTTATAGAGGTAGGAACTAAAAGCTAGTGTACGCATTAAACCCAAATTAACTTCATTTTTGAAAGTCTGGTTGCCTTTTGTGCTACAAGATCTACAAGACATAGGTAAGGAAACTGATTAGGACTTGCTTAGTAATAGACCAGATTGCATGAATGCCCTATGGGTGCAGCATTCCACACAGTCCTGAGATAAAAACTTAAAAGTATTGTTCCCTCTTTCTCGACCAATTTAGTATTTCTATAAAAGtgttttgaacaaaaaaaaggtgCTACGAAGCTGAAAATAAATGGTGAATATGCATTAAAGACTCTTTTCCTAAAAACTCTTATACTTGTGAATGCTCAGCTTTCCATAATTAtttcaccatttaaaaaaagaaaaaatctaaaatctttTAGCATTCAGCTGACTAATTTTGGCAAAACTGTCCTCTGCTGTATATTCCCATTGGCATCAGTAATTTGTGCCAGGTTAGTCCTTAATTTTGAGGCTGAGCTTGATGTGGGAGGTAACTTGGAGATAGATGTTATAGCACCTGTGCCCTCAGTGATCCGCTTTACGGTCGTTTTCTCCCCAGTGGGAGGTTTTGGCAAGCGTCTTCTTAGCCAAGGGTGGCGGAGGGCCTGACTAGGAGTCATGCGCAGAGCTGGATCCCACTCCAGACACTGCTTGAGGAAGTCCAGAAAGAGAGGGTCATCACAGCCCTTGAGCGCTGTTACCCAATCCTTGCTTCCTGGCGGACCTCGAAGCTTGCCCCTGCGCGACCGTCCACCATTTAATGCCACTGTGCCGTCAGGCAAAGACGTGACTGTGCAGTAACGTGGATATCCCTTTGAGCTGATAAAATTTTTGCCTCTCTTAGAGGAATCCAACAGCTTCTGGGAGGGCATGCCCAGTAGCTCTATGACACATGCTAGTTGGTCCCCTTCATCTTCCCCAGGCAAGAGAGGGTACCCTGTGAGTAATTCCGCTAAGATACAACCCAGGCTCCACATATCGATTGGCATCCCATAACGAGAACCCAAAATGACCTCTGGGGCCCTATAGAAGCGTGACTGGATGTAGGTGTAGACTCGCTGGTGCTCGTAGCAGCTGGAACCAAAGTCGATCACTTTAATTCCACTGCGTCCCTGCTGTTTCAGGAGGATGTTCTCAGGTTTGAGGTCACAATGAATGATCCTGTTTTTGTGTAGGAAGTCCAGACACTGCAGGATGGAGTGCGCAAACTTGCGCACCAGCGGCAGACTGAAGCCCTGAAACTTGTTTTTCTTGATGAGCTCATAGAGGTTCATGCTGAGTAGCTCGAATGTCATACAGATGTGGTTGCGGAATGTGAAGTTCTCCAGCATGTGGATGACATTCATGGTAGAGTCTTTGTCCTGCTTGCGCAAGTGCTCCAAGATCCGAATCTCTTCAGCTGCTTGGCGGTGAAACCGCTTCTCGTTACGTACCATTTTTAAGGCCACATGCTGGTGGGCCTTGTGGTCATAGGCCTTCACCACCTGTCCAAAACTGCCCTTACCAATGACCTTCAGTACCTCATACCTGTAGGCTATATGGTCATGGGGTACATGTATATAGGAGCCCTGATCATCATCATAACCTCCATTGTTGGAACCCCCGACTACACCTGGCCGTTTCTTTGCATTTGGGCCTACACAGTAGATTTCAGGGTAGCTGAAGATCTCTTGATGCTCAAATGTTGTAAGCTTGGACAGGTACTGCTTCATGGCCTGCTCAGGAGTCAATGGGGCTGGCTTGGACTTGTTGTCCGTTGATTTGATGGAGGTGGAACTGGCCTGCCGACACTGGCTGCTTTCTTGTTGCCGTTCCGGCAGGGCCAAACCTGCTCGGCTGACTGGCGTCAACCCATTCGGCTGCGTAGTCAACACTGTCCGCTTATTGCTGTTTTCCTCAAACAGCTGTTGAACATGTATCTGCTGGTGGTTCCCGACATGCAGATGGTCATTCATTGCGTGCTTATTGCCTCCAACCTAGCAAAAGCACAAGTGAGAAACATTATTAGAGGATTCCTCCAAGAACAACACAGTCAACAAATGATTTATATTTTGATAGACATGCGTTTAATATATAAATGGCAAATGTTTCCCATACCTGTCCCCGGGGGTACACTGTCCtgcacttttttgttttccctGTTGCCAGTACACCAAATCTAACTAATCAAATCATTAACAACCCCTTACTGAGGTAAACAAGCTGTGTGTAAACAGAGAAAGCACTAAAAGGTgaacagcagtgcagtgtgggTTGGGAAACACTGGTCTGTGATTGAAACACAGAACGCGATTCTTTCTAAGGTGTTTCTAGATCAGGGGTCGTGTGGCTGCAGGGTTTCATTCCAAGTGAGCAGATCACACTTCATATAACTGATCAGTTTTTTGTACCCTGAGCCAAAAAGGTGGAATCAAGGGTGCTTCTGCTtgattggaatgaaaacctgcagccacataagccctttgtggataagatcaGTGACCTTTGTTCTAGATTGCCCATCACAGCTTTGTTTTAGTAACATAGGCAACAACACCACAGTAGCTATTAAGAAGGATCCTCCTGTCGTATGCTCTGACGTATAAACCATTCAAATCTTCTTCTCAGGGCAGTGTGAGGTCACTCAGGGAAACACCTCAGAGGGGTTATGAGCAGGACTAACAGGCTTAACTTTCACCGTGTTCTGTGTGCCTTacgtttcattcattttcactcGCCTGAGCACACTGTGAAACTGACTACTTAGTGTTTGGAATTTGATTTACTCATTAAACAATGCATACTTGTGTTGACCAAGCTTAGGACACAGATCAACTACATCCTACTGGTGTGTTTAGCAGAAACTGACACATTCTACAAATTAGAATGCAATGTATGTGTGGTAAGAAAAGATTCAGAGATAAATTacagataaataaacaacaaattacttacagacagacagtctaCAGGTTTAATTGTGACAGCAGCCTTAGCTAGCTTGACCCACAGACCACTTTCAGAGTTTGATGCAGAGATTCCTGAACACACATGAAATGTCCTGTTCATATCTTATGACTTCACGGTCATAAATACTCTTCTGATTTGTGTAAGAGGTCATGGTGTCCATGACATACAGCACTACACATTCACGTAATTAAATTTGTGTTATATAACTGGTGCAAAGGACTTGGTGTCCATGCGGTTAAAAAGGATTGGAGTCAACTTTCCTTGAACTTGGATGCCACTAGTGGACCATCTGAGTTCATGTGTGCTCCAAAGTTATACAATCCAGTTTGCTTTCTCTTGTGCGCtctgcatttcacatttttcttcaaattcTGAGGGACAAGCTCAGCTTTTGTTTACCAAAGACATTAGGCATGCATTTCCTGCTTTCCTGAAGCGCCCCCTCTGAAAGACGCATGCTTCCTTGATAATATGATTGTCTCTGCAAATTGTTTTCACTAAGATATCCTGTTGCCTCAGTCAGAGGTTTGTCTCTGTCCAAGTTTGTCCTGCAAAACGGGGGTGGAATTCTTTAGTCTTTTGGTACACTATGTTTTCCCTATGCAAACTGCGCCCAGGGTTGGGAtaattactgaaaaattagtagttttGTAGCTTTGTAcctactttcccaaaatgtgtAGTTAGCtgcaatttagctacttttccagaaaaagtagtgcattactttttagctactttcaaagcacgACTGTCAGAacgtttgtgaatctccacctgacacaccaaacaggcccaactgacagtgtgaacaagacactgcatttaatcatgtgccagaaagaaacacacaattgaaaagctgcaaatgtacaaaaagatcaccaaaaagtgtaaccaacaatcaaacttacacacccaaaggtgTGATATACAACAAAACTTAAgactaaatgcaaagtcaatcattccaggtttttcctaacaaaataactgaatacaaaccagagaattttgtgcaaaacgttgtcaaatgttgaaataaaactgctccgatttaaacatttcagcaagatacaccaatcagacataacattatgaccacctccttgtttctacactcattgtccattttatcagttccacttattATTGAGGTgcagtttgtagttctacaattacagactgtagtccttctgtttctctgatactttgttagcctccttttaccctgttcttcagtggtcaggacccccatggagagcaggtactatttgggtggtggatcattcttagtactgcagtaacactgacgtggtggtggtgaggtgtgctggtacaagtagatcagacacagctggaatttttaaacacctcagtgtcactgctggactgagaaaagtccaccaaccaaaaatatccagccaacagtgtcctgtgaagactgatgaaggactagaggatgaccaactcaagctgtgcagcagcataTGAGTGTTCGTCTATGACTTTAgatctacagggtggactgacaagtgaggagtgtttaatagagtggacagtgagtggacacagtgtacAAAaactctgatccactcgtaccagcacaaacacatgaacacaccaccaccatgtcagtgttactgcagtgctgagaatgacccaccacccaaatactacctgctctgtgagggttcatgggggtcctgaccactgataaaatggacaatgagcgtagaaacaaggaggtggtcataatgttatgcttgatctaacacagttttcacaataaatggtctctGGATTTAACACATAACTAACGCTAATTCATCAGCCTTTAAAGCTGAAGACTGAcgcgcagactgctggacacacagcaaCGCAGATAACGAAacggaaaagagagagatttgacatgaacatcgataatttggagatgaatggatttATTTACACTGATAATCACTCAGCTCGTTTCCtcatacgtttaatctgcagcaactcgaaaaactgaagtcagcttctctttctcctgcttctctttcgaattttccaattccaccttaaatggcacagcagtacaatctggcacctcaggcactatttaaggtggaatgggactaatggaacgagaagctggacaatgacttcagcctcacaaaaaaaagtcgaacattgagaggcattttacaagaaactgtaaaaactgtagcggctacagctactaaaatttgtagctaactacaaaaagtagttAGCTACTCCCTCATCCCTGACCGTGCCCAATATCTTAATATATGTAAAGGTTTAGTGATCTGTTAGTGTGTCTTCAAGTGAATAAGATTAATGGATTTTTTgcgttaaaggggaatttggTACATTTTTACAAATCATATATCATTCAActgttgaaatgtaaaaaaggtCATTCAATGTGATATGTTGTGAAATGGTGTGTTGTACAAAAATGTACtaacaatgcatttttttataatccaaaataaacagtgaacctacatatcCCATCTTGgtaaaacattacatgtaaatgagcactTATCGCATTTTAAATTAGTGTAATGTTTTAATCACAAGCACTGCCTATGTTGTCTAAAATTTCAAGTAGGGAAATTAAACCTAATAACACTGAGCTTGTAAGCTGCTTGTAGAGGCATTAGGCCAACGTTCTAGCATACTAAATACAGCATTAAACCAGAAAAGGTGCATGTGTTGTTGTTCTACAAGCCGGAAGCTTACTTTATACAATaataattgcaatttaaatcGCAGTCACAATATTGGTGAGAATTGTCACAATTAAACATTTTCCCCTAAATCGTTCAACCCTAATCACCATTTTGACTCCACAGATTTtgtgattaaattatgcagaaatttggaaatattggtggaatccCCATTTAATCTCAAGCTTTTCAAACACATGTTGAGGGACATCTTGAGGGACTTAATCATGAAGTATAAACAGAATGAGACTTCGgttttctgctgatatttttcattttttattattcttacaCTCCACATAGCAACTGCAAGAGCAAATGCAAATGCTTGGCTTTCATTATAAATTGCACAGTCCTGACATAGCCTGcccttaaaacacaaaaactgtaGCCACATCTTTCTATTTCACCATGTCAGAAAATAATGTCAACTCTACACATGATCTAATGTATAGGACGTATGCgtatgtaatatgtatgtgCACAGATACTACTGTTATGTGTTGTAAATGCATTTAGAACCACATCATTCTACTGACATCAGCAACAGACTAATATGGTTCACAAACAGCATATAAGTGGACCTAATAATGAATTTGAATGGAAGCTTGGACAATTTCATCTCCCTTTTGTGGTTGGCCTCTCTGAGGTTAATTCAAAATGTAGACAGGTGGGGGGGTCATTGCGAGGGCACGTGTACTGACAGCTGTAAAGGACACACAAACGGCAGCTGGACAAAGACACATAGTGTGTCTCGGTGGGGCCACAGGAGGCATGACAATCATTTTAACGCTCCCTTACCCTATTTCTGTCTTCTATGGTAGAGTTTAGCAAAAATGAAATCTCTGAACATGTCTTCAGAAATACATATCACTAAAGGTCGGATGAGgacaaaaatgctgaaaaatactCGAAAAAGAATTGGCAAACAATGGCACATTGGCAAACAATGAGATGAGGGGGATAATAACTGCAGAGAAGATGGCATGGTCACAAGCCTGGTGCAGCATCGCTGGTAATGCCAACCAGATGTTTTGGTGTATGTAAACAAGCACGATTGCTTGCGGCCTTAGCCAATTTACATAAAATTCTGTGTCTAATTAATgcctgaagatttttttttctggtgtcAGTATATAAATTCTATCCTATACAGCAGGTAACACAATCTTTGACACAAGCAGCAAGCAGTCTTCTGTTGTCCGTCTACGTCAGGAGCAGTactttaaaatacttaaaatctTAATCACCATCAGTAACATTATATCATAATTAGATATCTTAATAATAGCCAATTTGTTGCTCTGTAACTACAGTGTAACAGCAGACATGTTACAGCTTCATTGCTTACAGAAACAATGTGGCTCTGACAGcagaaaaaaactaattacAGCCATATCTGTGCTTAATGTAATTCCTATTTTCATCTACATTCCTGGTGATTACATCACAAAAATTGATACAGTATGAAACAAtcaatttttttctattttttctaaataaacCACACCTGGGCACTAGCTTTTCTTTTGATATTTTCAACCACGGTTGGTAGATGTGCAACAAAGAATAATATTTAGCAGAAAAGCACAGTCAAGGGTGTGCATATTTCCCTAATATATGTGACATGAGTTTATTCTTGTAAGATGCAAGTCAGAGAGCAGTTAATTGAATTATTTGAGCCTCGATGCTGGCTGAGGTTTCTCAGCGCCTGTACTTACTTGAATTAGAAGGACAGCTATATAAAGAAGTCCAGACTCTGCTTCTCAGTTCATTTAAATGACATCAGTACAGTCTATCAGCACTATGCAAAATACAGCTGGGATAcggaatgatttttttttcatacagaTGCTGGTAATTCACATTTTTTACAGCATTcagtatatttacattttggtaTAGACAAAGCAGGCTTTGTCCAATTGGAGACTGCAGATTGCATTGGTTCATACGATGCATAATAATACAGGACAGAAGTATGCCGGCCTCGATTACTGTTCTAAGCATAAGCCCACAGGCAACTGGTTTTCTCCCCATCCCCCACCACTGGCAAGCTCCACAGCTCCAACACAATATGTTAGCCAATGCCTAATTGTGTCTAGCGCCTGTGTTTACCATGACAGTTAAACAGCACTACTGTTCACATCTGTACCAGTGCACAAATCAAACCAAAGGGTTTCTGCTCCCATCACTTTTCTTCTACACTTTACAGGTGCTATCAAGGCTAGTGTTAATAATCACTGTATTCGGCCTCCATCTGGCTCCTGAGGCAGGTTGTCCCCTCACTCTAACCAGAACGTCTCTAGTAGCCCTAGTGAAGACGTGGTCAAAACGAAAAGCGGCTGACTCGTGACCAAACCTGGAACCTACACCTCATATGACAGTGGTCATCCAAACTGCCTGCTTAGTGTTCAACAATTAAACATGCCAAAAGCATCTCTCTCTATAATATACTGCATGAGTAATGAAATAATGGCTTCTGCACCCAAACAGTGCATAGTGTGTCCAATAGTGAACCATAAGGGAGTCATTTTGATACAGATCTGGATTCTGGTAACAATTTGGTATTATGAAAGGTTTATTTTGTGCAAATACGTcttaaatacattatttttaaaacctaTAGTAAAACCATATGCGTTTCTACAGGGTTGCCATAAAAATTGGATACTAAATTTGGACAATTACTATAGTTACTATAGTTTACTGTACTACAGTACTAGAGGTGACATCAGTATCAATATGTAGTTCAATCCAATCCTGTAATAAATCTAGCTTAAAATAGTACACACCCAGAGTGTGTCATGTCATGTTATTGTCTATGTATTTGTCAGTAGGTTTTAAGAAAACTATAGGATCAGGATCAGTACTGGCCAATATTCAAGGTTTAAACACTGGTTTCAGGAAACATGTGGCAGTGTGCCATCTCCATACAGGACAGTACAGTAGAAATACtgtattattactatattatagGTATTACACATAGGAATATGGCTATTATACAGCACTATAGAGATTGTATAGTGTCTTATCATCGTACAAGtgcctgtaaaagctccctcatagaaagcttttaaaagaaatgtctgagacattgttttacaatagttttgcgAGAGTCTTTTGgcttaaacatatttttaaatacactcATGGTGGACAAATGCATGCAGGATGTTGTGAGGCGAAATAGTCCCCAATAAAAATGCACGTCTATTTTCTGTTTACCTGTTTCACCAGCTgcattttacagtgaaatacaCCGAAGACTTGGTAGGCTCACTAGGGTAGAagtgtataaaatcattatatttGCACTGAAAATATCGCAACTCCTGGTTCTCTCTTCCATGAAGCTTTTCAAATCAGACcagcctgaatgactttgttagcATCTATACGACTGCACTATGCAGACGTTTAGAAAACATTAACGTTAGTGGAATtattcccctgtaaagttaaaaCAGTCTGTCGGGCTTACCAGGTTTAAAATCCGGTTAGACAGTGACTGTAGCCGTGTGTAGTCAGTAAGGCAGCGGCTTGTCTGAGTACTCTGTAAGTGCTCTGTAAGCTTAA
This portion of the Pygocentrus nattereri isolate fPygNat1 chromosome 1, fPygNat1.pri, whole genome shotgun sequence genome encodes:
- the dyrk2 gene encoding dual specificity tyrosine-phosphorylation-regulated kinase 2 isoform X1; amino-acid sequence: MLTKKPCAAVYPTGKGGEICQPQSSPGISVGALRAGTEPASPVTLPPLRNTNSLTVGGNKHAMNDHLHVGNHQQIHVQQLFEENSNKRTVLTTQPNGLTPVSRAGLALPERQQESSQCRQASSTSIKSTDNKSKPAPLTPEQAMKQYLSKLTTFEHQEIFSYPEIYCVGPNAKKRPGVVGGSNNGGYDDDQGSYIHVPHDHIAYRYEVLKVIGKGSFGQVVKAYDHKAHQHVALKMVRNEKRFHRQAAEEIRILEHLRKQDKDSTMNVIHMLENFTFRNHICMTFELLSMNLYELIKKNKFQGFSLPLVRKFAHSILQCLDFLHKNRIIHCDLKPENILLKQQGRSGIKVIDFGSSCYEHQRVYTYIQSRFYRAPEVILGSRYGMPIDMWSLGCILAELLTGYPLLPGEDEGDQLACVIELLGMPSQKLLDSSKRGKNFISSKGYPRYCTVTSLPDGTVALNGGRSRRGKLRGPPGSKDWVTALKGCDDPLFLDFLKQCLEWDPALRMTPSQALRHPWLRRRLPKPPTGEKTTVKRITEGTGAITSISKLPPTSSSASKLRTNLAQITDANGNIQQRTVLPKLVS
- the dyrk2 gene encoding dual specificity tyrosine-phosphorylation-regulated kinase 2 isoform X2; translation: MNDHLHVGNHQQIHVQQLFEENSNKRTVLTTQPNGLTPVSRAGLALPERQQESSQCRQASSTSIKSTDNKSKPAPLTPEQAMKQYLSKLTTFEHQEIFSYPEIYCVGPNAKKRPGVVGGSNNGGYDDDQGSYIHVPHDHIAYRYEVLKVIGKGSFGQVVKAYDHKAHQHVALKMVRNEKRFHRQAAEEIRILEHLRKQDKDSTMNVIHMLENFTFRNHICMTFELLSMNLYELIKKNKFQGFSLPLVRKFAHSILQCLDFLHKNRIIHCDLKPENILLKQQGRSGIKVIDFGSSCYEHQRVYTYIQSRFYRAPEVILGSRYGMPIDMWSLGCILAELLTGYPLLPGEDEGDQLACVIELLGMPSQKLLDSSKRGKNFISSKGYPRYCTVTSLPDGTVALNGGRSRRGKLRGPPGSKDWVTALKGCDDPLFLDFLKQCLEWDPALRMTPSQALRHPWLRRRLPKPPTGEKTTVKRITEGTGAITSISKLPPTSSSASKLRTNLAQITDANGNIQQRTVLPKLVS